From the Penicillium oxalicum strain HP7-1 chromosome V, whole genome shotgun sequence genome, one window contains:
- a CDS encoding DNA damage tolerance protein rad31, giving the protein MAEVENGNAISAGESFSMRIQRSLVQGSRDMNAYPILILDEIALYDRQIRLWGVQAQEKIRSANILLITVKALANEVAKNLVLAGIGSLTIIDHEPVSEADLDASFFLEEACKNEDVIKQGKNRAEVAGPQIHRMNPRVKLHVDTADIRSKQPEFFSQFDVTIATELDFASYTTINAACRIANRPFYAAGLHGFYGYVFADLISHDFVIEREKSNAPTRQQETLTRSVVSVTAKTEGEKSEKSGTKDKVIELVTKREIYSPLQLANTSPLPEEYTNNVRRRKQVTPLLSCLRALWEFEKLSGGRRPSFAHQDLELFTRLARESHQELKLDLATLDSAFLRQFLQNLGCELSPVAAFVGGALAQDVINVLSAREHPLQNMLLFDGDKLAGPIYPLHPFFPPEMDVGSLAAVPPVANPIIMTPTTVTNLASHPAPHNAPVNSAVNMGVNPGL; this is encoded by the exons ATGGCAGAAGTGGAGAATGGAAACGCCATCAGTGCAGGTGAGAGTTTCTCTATGAGAATCCAAAGGTCTCTGGTGCAGGGATCCAGAGACATGAACGCTTACCCGATCCTGATCTTAGATGAGATCGCGCTCTATGACCGGCAGATCCGACTCTGGGGTGTGCAAGCACAAGAGAA AATTCGATCCGCGAATATTCTTTTGATCACCGTCAAGGCGCTTGCCAACGAGGTCGCAAAGAACTTGGTCCTAGCCGGCATTGGCTCCCTCACGATTATCGATCATGAGCCCGTTTCCGAGGCCGACTTGGATGCATCCTTCTTCCTGGAAGAGGCATGTAAGAATGAAGATGTTATTAAGCAAGGGAAAAAT CGTGCCGAGGTTGCTGGTCCCCAGATTCACCGAATGAACCCTCGAGTCAAGCTTCATGTCGACACAGCAGACATTCGCAGCAAACAACCCGAATTCTTCAGCCAATTCGACGTCACAATTGCAACTGAGCTCGATTTCGCTTCCTACACGACGATCAACGCCGCTTGTCGCATCGCTAACCGACCTTTTTACGCAGCCGGTCTGCACGGGTTCTACGGCTATGTCTTTGCCGACCTGATCTCGCACGATTTTGTGATCGAGCGGGAAAAGTCAAACGCCCCGACACGGCAGCAGGAAACGCTGACAAGAAGTGTGGTCAGCGTGACCGCAAAGACCGAGGGTgagaagagcgagaagagCGGCACCAAGGACAAAGTCATCGAATTGGTTACAAAGCGCGAGATTTACTCTCCCCTTCAGCTTGCCAACACATCCCCTCTGCCCGAAGAATACACCAACAACGTGCGACGCCGAAAACAAGTCACCCCGCTCCTCAGCTGTCTCCGCGCATTGTGGGAATTTGAAAAGCTCTCAGGCGGCAGACGGCCCAGCTTTGCGCATCAAGATCTCGAGCTCTTTACAAGACTGGCTAGGGAAAGCCACCAAGAATTGAAATTGGATCTTGCTACTCTCGACTCTGCCTTCCTGCGCCAATTCCTTCAAAATCTGGGCTGCGAGCTCAGTCCCGTCGCAGCATTCGTCGGTGGTGCACTGGCTCAGGACGTTATCAACGTTCTCTCTGCCCGCGAGCATCCGCTTCAGAATATGCTGCTTTTCGACGGAGACAAGCTGGCTGGACCCATCTACCCACTGCATCCATTCTTTCCTCCCGAGATGGACGTTGGCTCGCTCGCTGCAGTACCGCCCGTGGCCAATCCGATTATCATGACTCCGACGACAGTCACCAATCTTGCGAGTCATCCCGCTCCTCATAACGCACCAGTTAACTCTGCTGTGAATATGGGTGTGAATCCCGGGCTGTGA